From the genome of Triticum aestivum cultivar Chinese Spring chromosome 3B, IWGSC CS RefSeq v2.1, whole genome shotgun sequence, one region includes:
- the LOC123071049 gene encoding pentatricopeptide repeat-containing protein At1g61870, mitochondrial, with translation MAAAVRLFLRRRLATATATPPTPASILNPSSPTTPLTSQQKTRLAISLLKSSPPPPPDQILSICRAAALSPKTHLDRVALSLATSRLSTAPDSLRDLTSSLLIPHHAPHAIVLFGQAGLLPDAISTFQSSPSTRSLNALLFACIVAGNHAEAARIFQTFPDAHRVKPNAETFNSIIKSFSESGTTRSFYSVFDEMCKEGVKPTATTFTAAIAGFYKEERFDDVEKVIKLMKKHGCGESLQVYNARVQGLCKLGRNGDARALLSEMAKKGTKPNWVTYNHLIYGFCKEGDLEEAKRLYKEMGKKGLVGDSGFYFTVIFHLCKAGDFDTALGVYNEIIPRNWVPCFSTMKMLVNGLAGSSRIDEAKGIIEKMKEKFPDRDEGWKEVEEALPQ, from the coding sequence atggccgccgccgtccgcctcttcctgcgccgccgcctcgccacggCCACCGCCACGCCTCCGACCCCGGCCTCCATCCTCAACCCATCCTCCCCGACCACCCCGCTCACCTCGCAGCAGAAGACCCGCCTCGCCATCTCCCTCCTCaagtcctccccgccgccgccccccgacCAGATCCTCTCCATCTGCCGCGCCGCCGCACTCTCCCCAAAGACCCACCTCGACCGTGttgctctctccctcgccacctCGAGGCTCTCCACCGCGCCGGACTCCCTCCGAGACCTCACATCCTCTCTTCTCATCCCCCACCACGCCCCCCACGCCATCGTGCTCTTTGgccaggccggcctcctccccgacGCCATCTCCACCTTCCAGTCATCTCCCTCCACCCGCTCCCTCAACGCCCTCCTCTTCGCCTGCATCGTCGCCGGCAACCATGCCGAGGCCGCTCGCATCTTCCAGACCTTCCCCGACGCCCACCGCGTCAAGCCCAACGCCGAGACATTCAACTCCATTATAAAATCCTTCTCCGAGTCCGGCACCACAAGGTCCTTCTACTCGGTGTTCGATGAAATGTGCAAGGAGGGCGTGAAGCCCACCGCCACCACATTTACTGCCGCGATTGCTGGGTTTTACAAGGAGGAGCGCTTTGATGATGTAGAGAAGGTGATTAAGCTCATGAAGAAGCACGGCTGTGGCGAGTCACTGCAAGTGTACAATGCAAGGGTTCAGGGGCTGTGCAAGCTTGGCCGGAATGGTGATGCCAGGGCATTACTGAGTGAGATGGCCAAGAAAGGGACGAAACCAAACTGGGTTACGTATAACCATTTGATTTATGGATTCTGTAAGGAAGGGGATTTGGAGGAAGCGAAGCGGCTGTACAAGGAGATGGGAAAGAAGGGGCTTGTTGGGGATAGTGGCTTCTATTTTACTGTCATTTTTCACCTTTGTAAGGCTGGCGATTTTGATACTGCCCTTGGTGTATACAATGAGATAATACCTAGGAATTGGGTACCGTGCTTCTCGACCATGAAGATGCTTGTGAATGGGCTTGCTGGGAGCTCGAGAATCGATGAGGCAAAAGGGATCATTGAGAAGATGAAGGAGAAATTCCCGGACAGAGATGAAGGGTGGAAAGAGGTAGAGGAGGCATTACCTCAATAG